The following are from one region of the Littorina saxatilis isolate snail1 linkage group LG2, US_GU_Lsax_2.0, whole genome shotgun sequence genome:
- the LOC138953423 gene encoding serine-rich adhesin for platelets-like, with the protein MTLDVQPAVPATPTVSSSNGGTSTSFGVSVTLTCTVSPSTGLTYSWKKDGSVLSGEASSTLVINADATTDSGSYVCVVTDSDPSSTDSAGFALTVLATPAAPTITHAQVVDGDSVTLTCVTSSSGTFTYEFFANSVSQGAASSSTSLSLGTVTFGNESITYTCTAINGADTSPASAGFQLTVVPQTPSITSSPSGDVTDASSFTLTCVTASTGLSTETYVWNIGGTDQSSQSSNTLTQTAGINNVQAYSCKVSGDGGTDYSAVSTTFTPSVKAQTPTVSGTSSLTDGDTTTLTCSSASSPLSGASYEWYADGIAVSGASSSTYTTPVVSMSDDGKVYTCKVVFNAVTSDISSTSVTLTVVPQTPSITSSPSGDVTDASSFTLTCVTASTGLSTETYVWNIGGTDQSSQSSNTLTQTAGINNVQAYSCKVSGDGGTDYSAVSTTFTPSVKAQTPTVSGTSSLTDGDTTTLTCSSASSPLSGASYEWYADEIAVNGASSSTYTTPVVSMSDNGKVYTCKVVFNAVTSDISSTSVTLTVVPQTPSITSSPSGDVTDASSFTLTCVTASTGLSTETYVWNIGGTDQSSQSSNTLTQTADINNVQAYSCKVSGDGGTDYSAVSTTFTPSVKAQTPTVSGTSSLTDGDTTTLTCSSASSPLSGASYEWYANGIAVSGASSSAYTTPVVSMSDDGKVYTCKVVFNAVTSDISSTSVTLTVVPQTPSITSSPSGDVTDASSFTLTCVTASTGLSTETYVWNIGGTDQSSQSSNTLTQTADINNVQAYSCKVSGDGGTDYSAVSTTFTPSVKAQTPTVSGTSSLTDGDTTTLTCSSASSPLSGASYEWYANGIAVSGASSSTYTTPVVSMSDDGKVYTCKVVFNVVTSDISSTSVTLTVVPQTPSITSSPSGDVTDASSFTLTCVTASTGLSTETYVWNIGGTDQSSQSSNTLTQTAGINNVQAYSCKVSGDGGTDYSAVSTTFTPSVKAQTPTVSGTSSLTDGDTTTLTCSSASSPLSGASYEWYANGIAVSGASSSTYTTPVVSMSDDGKVYTCKVVFNAVTSDISSTSVTLTVVPQTPSITSSPSGDVTDASSFTLTCVTASTGLSTETYVWNIGGTDQSSQSSNTLTQTAGINNVQAYSCKVSGDGGTDYSAVSTTFTPSVKAQTPTVSGTSSLTDGDTTTLTCSSASSPLSGASYEWYANGIAVSGASSSTYTTPVVSMSDDGKVYTCKVVFNAVTSDISSTSVTLTVVPQTPSITSSPSGDVTDASSFTLTCVTASTGLSTETYVWNIGGTDQSSQSSNTLTQTADINNVQAYSCKVSGDGGTDYSVVSTTFTPSVKAQTPTVSGTSSLTDGDTTTLTCSSASSPLSGASYEWYADGIAVSGASSSTYTTPVVSMSDDGKVYTCKVVFNAVTSDISSTSVTLTVVPQTPSITSSPSGDVTDASSFTLTCVTASTGLSTETYVWNIGGTDQSSQSSNTLTQTAGINNVQAYSCKVSGDGGTDYSAVSTTFTPSVKAQTPTVSGTSSLTDGDTTTLTCSSASSPLSGASYEWNANGIAVSGASSSTYTTPVVSMSDDGKVYTCKVVFNAVTSDISSTSVTLTVVPQTPSITSSPSGDVTDASSFTLTCVTASTGLSTETYVWNIGGTDQSSQSSNTLTQTAGINNVQAYSCKVSGDGGTDYSAVSTTFTPSVKAQTPTVSGTSSLTDGDTTTLTCSSASSPLSGASYEWYANGIAVSGASSSTYTTPVVSMSDDGKVYTCKVVFNAVTSDISSTSVTLTVVPQTPSITSSPSGDVTDASSFTLTCVTASTGLSTETYVWNIGGTDQSSQSSNTLTQTAGINNVQAYSCKVSGDGGTDYSAVSTTFTPSVKAQTPTVSGTSSLTDGDTTTLTCSSASSPLSGASYEWYANGIAVSGASSSTYTTPVFSMSDDGKVYTCKVVFNAVTSDISSTSVTLTGEYEWLVLLYPKRPASPAVHRVM; encoded by the exons CTACACCTGCCGCACCCACCATCACCCATGCTCAGGTGGTCGACGGAGACAGTGTGACCTTGACTTGCGTGACTTCTTCATCAGGGACCTTCACCTATGAGTTCTTCGCCAACTCAGTGTCCCAGGGAGCTGCCTCCTCTTCCACCAGTCTCAGTCTGGGCACGGTCACTTTTGGGAATGAAAGCATCACGTACACCTGTACTGCTATTAACGGCGCCGACACATCTCCCGCGTCTGCAGGTTTTCAGCTGACAG tTGTACCCCAAACGCCCAGCATCACCAGCAGTCCATCGGGTGATGTGACGGATGCGTCTTCTTTCACCTTGACTTGCGTGACGGCGTCGACTGGCCTGTCAACGGAGACGTACGTGTGGAACATTGGAGGCACTGACCAGAGCTCACAGTCCAGCAATACTCTGACCCAGACAGCAGGCATCAACAATGTTCAAGCCTACAGCTGTAAGGTGTCAGGGGATGGAGGCACCGACTATTCCGCCGTCAGCACCACCTTCACACCGTCAG TGAAGGCACAGACGCCGACTGTCAGTGGCACTTCCAGTTTGACGGACGGAGACACGACGACTCTGACGTGCTCTTCGGCTTCGTCACCTCTGTCTGGCGCCAGCTATGAGTGGTACGCGGATGGAATCGCGGTCAGTGGTGCCAGCAGCAGCACTTACACCACGCCGGTCGTCAGCATGAGTGACGACGGCAAAGTGTACACGTGTAAAGTGGTCTTCAACGCTGTGACGTCGGACATCAGCAGCACCAGTGTGACACTGACCG tTGTACCCCAAACGCCCAGCATCACCAGCAGTCCATCGGGTGATGTGACGGATGCGTCTTCTTTCACCTTGACTTGCGTGACGGCGTCTACTGGCCTGTCAACGGAGACGTACGTGTGGAACATTGGAGGCACTGACCAGAGCTCACAGTCCAGCAATACTCTGACCCAGACAGCAGGCATCAACAATGTTCAAGCCTACAGCTGTAAGGTGTCAGGGGATGGAGGCACCGACTATTCCGCCGTCAGCACCACCTTCACACCGTCAG TGAAGGCACAGACGCCGACTGTCAGTGGCACTTCCAGTTTGACGGACGGAGACACGACGACTCTGACGTGCTCTTCGGCTTCGTCACCTCTGTCTGGCGCCAGCTATGAGTGGTACGCGGATGAAATCGCGGTCAATGGTGCCAGCAGCAGCACTTACACCACGCCGGTCGTCAGCATGAGTGACAACGGCAAAGTGTACACGTGTAAAGTGGTCTTCAACGCTGTGACGTCGGACATCAGCAGCACCAGTGTGACACTGACCG tTGTACCCCAAACGCCCAGCATCACCAGCAGTCCATCGGGTGATGTGACGGATGCGTCTTCTTTCACCTTGACTTGCGTGACGGCGTCTACTGGCCTGTCAACGGAGACGTACGTGTGGAACATTGGAGGCACTGACCAGAGCTCACAGTCCAGCAATACTCTGACCCAGACAGCAGACATCAACAATGTTCAAGCCTACAGCTGTAAGGTGTCAGGGGATGGAGGCACCGACTATTCCGCCGTCAGCACCACCTTCACACCGTCAG TGAAGGCACAGACGCCGACTGTCAGTGGCACTTCCAGTTTGACGGACGGAGACACGACGACTCTGACGTGCTCTTCGGCTTCGTCACCTCTGTCTGGCGCCAGCTATGAGTGGTACGCGAATGGAATCGCGGTCAGTGGTGCCAGCAGCAGCGCTTACACCACGCCGGTCGTCAGCATGAGTGACGACGGCAAAGTGTACACGTGTAAAGTGGTCTTCAACGCTGTGACGTCGGACATCAGTAGCACCAGTGTGACACTGACCG tTGTACCCCAAACGCCCAGCATCACCAGCAGTCCATCGGGTGATGTGACGGATGCGTCTTCTTTCACCTTGACTTGCGTGACGGCGTCTACTGGCCTGTCAACGGAGACGTACGTGTGGAACATTGGAGGCACTGACCAGAGCTCACAGTCCAGCAATACTCTGACCCAGACAGCAGACATCAACAATGTTCAAGCCTACAGCTGTAAGGTGTCAGGGGATGGAGGCACCGACTATTCCGCCGTCAGCACCACCTTCACACCGTCAG TGAAGGCACAGACGCCGACTGTCAGTGGCACTTCCAGTTTGACGGACGGAGACACGACGACTCTGACGTGCTCTTCGGCTTCGTCACCTCTGTCTGGGGCCAGCTATGAGTGGTACGCGAATGGAATCGCGGTCAGTGGTGCCAGCAGCAGCACTTACACCACGCCGGTCGTCAGCATGAGTGACGACGGCAAAGTGTACACGTGTAAAGTGGTCTTCAACGTTGTGACGTCGGACATCAGCAGCACCAGTGTGACACTGACCG tTGTACCCCAAACGCCCAGCATCACCAGCAGTCCATCGGGTGATGTGACGGATGCGTCTTCTTTCACCTTGACTTGCGTGACGGCGTCGACTGGCCTGTCAACGGAGACGTACGTGTGGAACATTGGAGGCACTGACCAGAGCTCACAGTCCAGCAATACTCTGACCCAGACAGCAGGCATCAACAATGTTCAAGCCTACAGCTGTAAGGTGTCAGGGGATGGAGGCACCGACTATTCCGCCGTCAGCACCACCTTCACACCGTCAG TGAAGGCACAGACGCCGACTGTCAGTGGCACTTCCAGTTTGACGGACGGAGACACGACGACTCTGACGTGCTCTTCGGCTTCGTCACCTCTGTCTGGGGCCAGCTATGAGTGGTACGCGAATGGAATCGCGGTCAGTGGTGCCAGCAGCAGCACTTACACCACGCCGGTCGTCAGCATGAGTGACGACGGCAAAGTGTACACGTGTAAAGTGGTCTTCAACGCTGTGACGTCGGACATCAGCAGCACCAGTGTGACACTGACCG tTGTACCCCAAACGCCCAGCATCACCAGCAGTCCATCGGGTGATGTGACGGATGCGTCTTCTTTCACCTTGACTTGCGTGACGGCGTCGACTGGCCTGTCAACGGAGACGTACGTGTGGAACATTGGAGGCACTGACCAGAGCTCACAGTCCAGCAATACTCTGACCCAGACAGCAGGCATCAACAATGTTCAAGCCTACAGCTGTAAGGTGTCAGGGGATGGAGGCACCGACTATTCCGCCGTCAGCACCACCTTCACACCGTCAG TGAAGGCACAGACGCCGACTGTCAGTGGCACTTCCAGTTTGACGGACGGAGACACGACGACTCTGACGTGCTCTTCGGCTTCGTCACCTCTGTCTGGGGCCAGCTATGAGTGGTACGCGAATGGAATCGCGGTCAGTGGTGCCAGCAGCAGCACTTACACCACGCCGGTCGTCAGCATGAGTGACGACGGCAAAGTGTACACGTGTAAAGTGGTCTTCAACGCTGTGACGTCGGACATCAGCAGCACCAGTGTGACACTGACCG tTGTACCCCAAACGCCCAGCATCACCAGCAGTCCATCGGGTGATGTGACGGATGCGTCTTCTTTCACCTTGACTTGCGTGACGGCGTCTACTGGCCTGTCAACGGAGACGTACGTGTGGAACATTGGAGGCACTGACCAGAGCTCACAGTCCAGCAATACTCTGACCCAGACAGCAGACATCAACAATGTTCAAGCCTACAGCTGTAAGGTGTCAGGGGATGGAGGCACCGACTATTCCGTCGTCAGCACCACCTTCACACCGTCAG TGAAGGCACAGACGCCGACTGTCAGTGGCACTTCCAGTTTGACGGACGGAGACACGACGACTCTGACGTGCTCTTCGGCTTCGTCACCTCTGTCTGGGGCCAGCTATGAGTGGTACGCGGATGGAATCGCGGTCAGTGGTGCCAGCAGCAGCACTTACACCACGCCGGTCGTCAGCATGAGTGACGACGGCAAAGTGTACACGTGTAAAGTGGTCTTCAACGCTGTGACGTCGGACATCAGCAGCACCAGTGTGACACTGACCG tTGTACCCCAAACGCCCAGCATCACCAGCAGTCCATCGGGTGATGTGACGGATGCGTCTTCTTTCACCTTGACTTGCGTGACGGCGTCGACTGGCCTGTCAACGGAGACGTACGTGTGGAACATTGGAGGCACTGACCAGAGCTCACAGTCCAGCAATACTCTGACCCAGACAGCAGGCATCAACAATGTTCAAGCCTACAGCTGTAAGGTGTCAGGGGATGGAGGCACCGACTATTCCGCCGTCAGCACCACCTTCACACCGTCAG TGAAGGCACAGACGCCGACTGTCAGTGGCACTTCCAGTTTGACGGACGGAGACACGACGACTCTGACGTGCTCTTCGGCTTCGTCACCTCTGTCTGGGGCCAGCTATGAGTGGAACGCGAATGGAATCGCGGTCAGTGGTGCCAGCAGCAGCACTTACACCACGCCGGTCGTCAGCATGAGTGACGACGGCAAAGTGTACACGTGTAAAGTGGTCTTCAACGCTGTGACGTCGGACATCAGCAGCACCAGTGTGACACTGACCG tTGTACCCCAAACGCCCAGCATCACCAGCAGTCCATCGGGTGATGTGACGGATGCGTCTTCTTTCACCTTGACTTGCGTGACGGCGTCGACTGGCCTGTCAACGGAGACGTACGTGTGGAACATTGGAGGCACTGACCAGAGCTCACAGTCCAGCAATACTCTGACCCAGACAGCAGGCATCAACAATGTTCAAGCCTACAGCTGTAAGGTGTCAGGGGATGGAGGCACCGACTATTCCGCCGTCAGCACCACCTTCACACCGTCAG TGAAGGCACAGACGCCGACTGTCAGTGGCACTTCCAGTTTGACGGACGGAGACACGACGACTCTGACGTGCTCTTCGGCTTCGTCACCTCTGTCTGGGGCCAGCTATGAGTGGTACGCGAATGGAATCGCGGTCAGTGGTGCCAGCAGCAGCACTTACACCACGCCGGTCGTCAGCATGAGTGACGACGGCAAAGTGTACACGTGTAAAGTGGTCTTCAACGCTGTGACGTCGGACATCAGCAGCACCAGTGTGACACTGACCG tTGTACCCCAAACGCCCAGCATCACCAGCAGTCCATCGGGTGATGTGACGGATGCGTCTTCTTTCACCTTGACTTGCGTGACGGCGTCGACTGGCCTGTCAACGGAGACGTACGTGTGGAACATTGGAGGCACTGACCAGAGCTCACAGTCCAGCAATACTCTGACCCAGACAGCAGGCATCAACAATGTTCAAGCCTACAGCTGTAAGGTGTCAGGGGATGGAGGCACCGACTATTCCGCCGTCAGCACCACCTTCACACCGTCAG TGAAGGCACAGACGCCGACTGTCAGTGGCACTTCCAGTTTGACGGACGGAGACACGACGACTCTGACGTGCTCTTCGGCTTCGTCACCTCTGTCTGGCGCCAGCTATGAGTGGTACGCGAATGGAATCGCGGTCAGTGGTGCCAGCAGCAGCACTTACACCACGCCGGTCTTCAGCATGAGTGACGACGGCAAAGTGTACACGTGTAAAGTGGTCTTCAACGCTGTGACGTCGGACATCAGCAGCACCAGTGTGACACTGACCGGTGAGTACGAGTGGCTAGTCTTG tTGTACCCCAAACGCCCAGCATCACCAGCAGTCCATCGGGTGATGTGA